CAACGCCGATTGCGCCTTCCGGTTCAGGATGTCCCTTTTTACCGATATAAATAATATCGTAGCCCTCTGCTGTTTTTTCGCGGATTAAGTCGTGTGTCACCGTAACGTCCGGGCAAGTCGCATCAATTGATACGAGTCCTTTACGTTTTGCGATTTCACGAATTTCAGGTGATACACCGTGTGCCGTGAAAATAACGGTACCTTGCTCTACTTGTTCGATTATTTCTTTACGGTTTTCGCCATCAAGCGTAATGATGCCATCTTGTTCAAATGCATCTGTAACATGTTTATTGTGTACAATCATACCTAAAATGTAGATTGGTCTTGGTAATGTCGGATCAAGTGCGGCATTGCGTGCAATGACCATAGCGTCAACTACCCCATAGCAGTACCCACGCGGATTAATTTTAACAACTTTCATTTATACGTAACTCCTTTCAAAGCCCTGTAATTTCATTATATAGGACGTGTATGCTTTATTCAAAGTTCGCTTACTGAAATCTCTATTAAATTCGGTCAAAAAAGCAGTATATATCAAATGATAGCGCAAGTACAGGAATTTGCGAACGTTTGCTATAATAGCAGAAATAAATAAAACGTAAAGTGGGGGAAATGGGATGGCGTTTTCTTTTTTTAAGAGGAACAAAACGGCAGCGTTAAAAAATCAGGTGGAGTTTTGCATGACGAATTTATCGCTCGGCGCAGCAGATGTATATGATGTGTTGCTGGAACGCGATGATATAGATATAACGGAATCCGGCTGTACATCAAACTGTGAAATTTGCGAATGTAATTTATTTGCGATTGTAAATGGTGAGCTTATAAAAGCGGAAAATGCCGATAAACTTTTACAACATGTTGAAAAAGAGCTGGAAGAAAATTCTGTCCATTATTAAAAACCAAAAGATAAAAATAAAGCTACTCCATCATACAAAGGAGAGGACTCGTAATAGTAAAAAACGAATCTGCACTCATTTGCATGGGGTAGCTTTTTATGGTGTTATTATTCAAAAGGCGGCTGAAATATTTTCGGTAAAGACGGTTTTGTTGTAATTTTCTCTTCAACTGGCTCTTGTTCTCGCCGGTTCCCTCGAGGATTCATTCTTTCTCTCATTCGTTCTCTTGGTCGCTCCTGTTCTTGCGGCATCGAAACAGTAGAAGATTCGAGCGGGTCCGATGTGTCTTTAAATCCTTTGTATAAACGCCATAAAGCGGGCAGATTTTTAAACATTGGTGCTGCCTGCTGAATATAAGGCGTGAACTTTTGGGCATTATTAAATAAAGAGTTTGCTCCTGATAAAAATCCTTCAAGTTTCGGTACACTCCCTGCTCCAGCTCCTGGTATAGGTGCTTGAGGAGGAATTGGCATATGGTTCATAAACTGGCCAGCTCCGGGAATTGGTCCTGCTCCAGGTATCGGACCTATCCCTGCTGCCGGACCTCGCATCATGTATGGTGCATACATTGGGAAGCGTGGTGCAACCGGCATTTGATTCATCATTGCTTGGGGTTGGAAGTAATAAGGTGGGCGCATAATTAACTCCTTTCTAAAAATCGACATGATATTACAATTTTCTTTCATAAATTCGTCCCAACTGTTTGACGTTGAAACTATTTACCGTTATGATATGCAGATGGTCACTTAAATGTACGAATTATAGTACAATAGGAAAGATGTAAGGAGGTACGTGAATGTCAAAATATACTGATTATCAATTCAAGCCATTTTTGCAGGACGCCATTGCAAAGCTTGGATTTACAGAACCGACACCCATTCAAAAAGAAATGATTCCACTCGTATTAAAAGGAAAGAGTGCAATCGGACAAGCTCATACAGGTACAGGGAAAACACATAGTTTTTTATTGCCAATCGTGGAGCGTATTGTAGAAGAAAAGCAAGAAGTACAGGCGGTTATTACATCGCCAACACGTGAGCTGGCGCAACAGATTTTTGATGCATTAAACCAGTTGGTTGAAGGAACAGAAATTTCAACTAAATTATTTATCGGTGGTACGGACAAACAACGTACAATCGACCGTTTAAAAACACAGCCGCAAATCGTTGTAGGTACACCTGGTCGTATTAAAGATTTAGTAAAAGAAAATGCATTGCTTGTTCACACTGCCCCGATTTTAGTTGTCGATGAAGCAGACTTGGCATTTGACATGGGCTTCATTGAAGATATCGACGGTTTTGCGTCGCATATGCCTGAAAAGCTTGAAATGTTCGTGTTCTCAGCGACAATTCCAGAAAAATTAAAACCATTCTTGAAGAAATACATGGATTCACCAGTCCATATTCATATGAATGACAAACGCCCGGTAGCGGAAGGTATTGATTTTGTATTGGTGCCTGTACGTTCGAAAGCGCGTAATACACGTTTACTTGAAGTAATTAAAGGAATCAATCCATTCCTTGCTGTTATTTTCTGTAACACACGTAAAAATGCAGAAGCTGTCGCAAGCTTTTTAGCAGAACAAGGGGTCCGTGCAGGACAAATCCACGGTGATTTAAGCCCGCGTGACCGTAAAAAAATGATGAAGCAAGTACGTGATCTTGAGTTCCAATATATCGTAGCAACAGATTTAGCTGCACGCGGTATTGATATTCAAGGAATTTCGCATGTCATCAACTATGAAATTCCTGAAGATCTTGAATTCTTCATTCACCGAGTTGGTCGTACAGCACGTGCCGGTTCTAAAGGTACAGCGATTACGTTATACCAGCCGGAAGATGAGGATGCAGTAGTACGCATCGAAAAAATGGGCATCCCATTTGTACAAAAAGATATTAAAAATGGCGAATGGTCAGATTTAAAAGACCGTCACCAACGTGCAAACCGTAAAGGTGAGCGTAAAGAAGATGAAATTGATGTGAAAGCCAAAGCCCTCGTACGTAAGCCGAAGAAAGTAAAACCAGGCTATAAACGTAATATGAAGTGGGAAATGGAAAAAGTGAAAAAACGCGAACGCCGTATTAAAGCGCGCCGCAACAATAGATAATTTTACAAGGGGCTGCTTAGAAAGATATTTCTACGCAGCCTGTTTGTTCGTTAAATGGAGGAAAGTTAAATGTTATTAGGTTCACATGTTTCAATGAGCGGAAAGAAAATGCTGCTAGGTGCCAGTGAAGAAGCATTAAGCTATGGTGCCAATACTTTTATGATCTATACAGGCGCACCTCAAAATACGCGCAGAAAGCCGATTGAAGAGCTGAATATTATGAAGGGCCTTCTTCATATGAAAGAAAACGGCCTTTCAAACATTGTTGTTCATGCACCTTATATTATTAATTTAGGGAATACGACAAAGCCGGAAACGTTTGAGCTGGGCGTAAACTTTTTGCAGGAAGAGATTAAACGTACCGCTGCACTTGAAGCGACACAAATCGTGCTGCATCCGGGTGCCCATGTCGGTGCGGGCGTTGATGCGGGTATTGAACGCATTGTAGAAGGTCTAAATGAAGTACTGACACAGGACTATCCGGTACAGATCGCACTCGAAACAATGGCGGGCAAAGGCACTGAAATCGGTCGTACATTTGAAGAATTGGCACGTATTATCGATGGCGTGACAAACAATGAGCGCCTGTCGATTTGTATGGACACTTGCCATATTCATGATGCGGGCTATGATGTTGTTAATGATTTTGACGGTGTGTTAAATGAATTCGACAAAACAATCGGGTTGGACCGTTTAAAAGTACTGCACATCAATGATTCGAAAAATGTGCGCGGTGCTGCAAAAGACCGTCATGAAAATATCGGTTTCGGCGAGATCGGTTTTGAGGCGATGCATTATATTGTGCATCATCCACAGTTAATGCATTTACCGAAAATATTGGAAACACCATTTGTCGGTCCGGATGCGAAAAACAAACAAGCGCCATATTTACACGAAATTGCGATGCTTCGCAACAGTGAATTCCAGCCGGCATTAATTGATGCTCTGCGCGAATAATAACAAAATGAAAACATACTTTGCATAAATTTGATGCAAAGTATGTTTTTTTGCGTTTTTTATGACATAATTTGTTATAATAAGTTAACTGTAAATTAGAAAAATTCAAAAGGAGGAATCAGTTGATGAAAAAAATATTCCAGCTCGTCATTTTATTTGCACTCTTCTTTTCATTGCCTATTCAAAGTTTCGCATCAGTCAATAGTGCGGTAACGACACATTTAGGGAAAAGTAATGCAGCGGTGACGATACGTGACGCGGAGAGCGGAAAAGTTGTCTATTCACAAAACGGGGACAAGCTGATGCGCCCGGCTTCGAATATGAAATTAGTATCCGGTGCGGCTGCATTGTCGATTTTAGGTGAGGACTACCGTTTTAAAACGGATTTATATATTGACGGCATTATTGTCAACGATACATTAAATGGAAATGTGTACATAAAGGGCAGTGGTGATCCGACATTGAAGAAGGACGACTTTTTGGAGTTTGCCCGAGTATTGAAGCGCAATGGTATTCGTACAATCAATGGTCACTTAATCGGTGATGATACCGCATTTTCCGGCAGTACATTACCGCCGGGTGTCTTGAAATCGGATGAGACGTATTACTTCGGGGCACGTACTTCCGCAATCACGATGTCACAAAACAATGATTTTGATGCGAGTACAGTGATCATTACTGCAAAGCCTGGTAAAGTCGGGGCCAAACCGAGCTATTCGATTGAACCGAATTTAAGCGGTATGGTCATTTCCAATCAGGCGAAAACAGTGAGTAAAGGAAGTCGAAATACGATCGCTATCAAGCGTGCCTACAACACGAACCGCATCATTATTTCAGGGAATCTTCCACAAGGGAGCAGCAAGAAGGAATGGGTAACATTGCAGGACCCGTCGAAAAATACGATGCAGGCAATTAAGCAGACGCTGCAAGGGACAGGTTTAAAATTTGTGAAGAGTTCGAAAGTGGAATTAGGGAAAGTTCCGAAAAAAGCTACGTTGCTCTATACAAATGAATCTCGTACATTGGCAGCCATTTTCCCGGCATTTATGAAGCTGAGCAATAACAGTATTGCCGATATTCTTGTAAAAGCGATGGGCAAGCAGCAGCTAGGGGAAGGCAGTACAAAGAAAGGTGTCACATTACTGAAGAAATACAGTGCATCATTGAATATTCCTGTGAACAACTGGCATTTTGCAGATGGCTCGGGACTATCGAATTCAAACCGTGTAACATCAAACGGTCTTTCACAGCTACTTTACAAAGTTCAAAAAGAACCGTATTTCGATACATTTTTTGATTCGTTGCCAATCGCCGGCAATAAAGACCGCATGGTAGGCGGAACATTAAAAAGTCGTTTAACAAGCAGTGCGTTGAAAAATAGAATTTACGCAAAAACGGGCTATATTCCGAATGTATATACTTTATCAGGATATATGAAAGGCCAAAGCGGCAAACAATATATTTTCTCAATTTTACTGGAAAACAAATCGAATGGCACTGTATATATTGACCGTACAATGGCAGCGCTTGTAAAAAACTTATAGAGGGGCAAAACAGATGGAGAAATTACTATTAACAGGATTTGAACCATTTTTATCAAATCCGATCAACCCTACAATGGAAGTCGTGCAGGCACTGAACGGAAAATCTATCGGTCAGTTTGAAATTGTCGGCCATGTATTATCTGTGGACTTTGCAAAAGCACCAGAACAGTTTATGGCACTGATTGAAGAAGTAAAGCCGACGATTATCATTTCATTGGGATTAGCTGCAGGAATTACAAAAATTTCTCCGGAACGAGTTGCATTGAATGTAAAAGATGGGGAAAAAGACAATGCGGGAAATGCATTTGAAGATGCACCGATAAAAGAAGACGGGGATGTTGCATATTTGTCGACATTGCCGATTCGTAAAATAGCCAACCGCTTAAATTCTGCAGGTTATCCGACAGCTATATCGAATTCAGCGGGAACGTATTTATGCAATAATATTATGTATGAAGGCTTGTACTATGCTGCGAAGAATGAAGCGATTCGAGCAGCAGGATTTATTCACATTCCTGCATCATTCGAGCTGGCGATTGAGCACGGCCGAATTCCCGGCTGGTCAATGCGGGATCTGACAGCAGCCATTGAACTGGCAATCGAAGTATGTGTAGAAAATTTAGAGATTCCGGGGAAAGTGCTTTAAAATAAATGAATGATCAATTATTAGAGGCTGGGACATAACCCAAAAATGCTATTTTTCTCTGAGAGAAAAATAGCATTTTTTTGCTGAGCGTTAAAAATTGATTTCCATTCCGGGACGCTTTCCACGGGCACGGCCTGAGCCTGTAGTCTCAGGCGTCGTGCTATTCCCGTAGGAGTCGCCCTTCATTCCAATCAATTTTATAAAATATCCGATTCTTAATAAGGATTTCCTTCTTATTCAACGGTACTTCTACATATGTCTCAGCCTCTTTGACTGGATTAATAGTTCTTATAATCCGACGAGCTTCATTAATTTTTTATACCGTCTATCCCCAAGCAGCTTCTGGATTTTTTGTAAAACTTCTTTTGGAATGCCGGTAAGAGCCCAGCTTATGTTGGCATGCCTAAGAATTTTTTGCAGCTTCTGAACTTCTTCAATACTCAATTCAAGTCCCTGCTGTTTGGCGAAATCCTGTAGTTGCCTGTCATTCATTCCTTTTAAATTTTCAAACCATTGTAGCATTTGAATTGTCTTCATCCTTTCAAGCTTATTCCCTTTACATGAACAAAAAACTACATTATACTAACATGATGTAAATCGTAATGATTTTGAATTAGAAAGAAGCGAACGAAATGAAAAAACCATTGATTGAATTGAAAGATGTCTCCTTTCAATATGAATACACACAAGCATTGAAAAATATTTCGCTACGTGTCAATGAAGGCGATTTTTTGGCGTTAATCGGTCAAAACGGTTCCGGAAAATCGACACTTTTGAAATTAATTTTAGGACTGTTAAAGCCCATGTCAGGGGAAATTAAATTATTCGGCGAACAAGCAAACCATTTTAAACACCGCGAATGGATTGGCTATGTTTCGCAAAAATCCAATGCCTTTAACTCGGGGTTTCCTGCAACGGTCGAAGAAGTCGTGAAGAGCGGTTTATCGCAAAAGGTCGGGCTCTTTAAACGCTATCCAAAAGATGCGGACTTTTTAGTGAAAGGTGCTTTAAAAGATGTCGGCATGGAAAAATTTCTGAAACGGAATATTGGTCAGCTTTCCGGCGGACAGCAGCAGCGTGTGTTCATCGCACGTGCATTAGTGTCCGATCCGAAGCTCCTTATTTTGGATGAACCGACAGTCGGCATTGACCGCGAAAATGTGCAGGCATTCTATGATATGCTCGCACATTTGAATAAGCATCACAATATGACAATGATTTTAGTTACACATGATGTGGACACGGTTTCGGATCGTGTCAGTCATGTCGCCTGCTTAAATCAGTCGATCCATTTCCACGGATATAAAAATGATTTTGATACGATTTCGGAAGAACAGATTGCTAGCTGGAACGGCCACTCTGTTCGAAAGATTCATTAAGAGGAGCAGGCCGTTATGATTGAAGCTATATTAAACTATGAATTTTTACAAAATGCCTTTTTCTCAGGGCTTGTTATTGGAATAATAGCACCACTATTAGGTGTATTTATCGTAGTCAGACGTTTATCGCTCATTGCGGATGCGCTGTCGCATGTTACACTGGCGGGGATTGCCGGAAGCCTGTACTTGAGTCAATCATTTGCAGCGCTGGCATTATTGAACCCGATTTATTTGGGGATTATCGCATCTGTAAGCGGTTCGATTTTAATTGAACGTTTACGCAGACTGTATAAACATTATGAAGAGCTTGCGATTCCGATTATTATGTCTGGCGGAATCGGTGTGAGTGCGATTTTAATTTCACTTGCAAGCGGATTTAATACCGATTTAATGAGCTATTTATTCGGCTCTGTATCTGCGGTATCACGCCAGGATTTATATGTTGTACTGGCAATTGCAGTCGTCGTCGTTTTATTTTTAGTGCTGTTTTTCAAAGAGCTTTTCGTATTGTCGTTCGATGAGGAATATGCGAAGGCGAGCGGTTTGCCGGCGAAATGGATTCATTTATTATTTATGATTGTTGTCGCACTCGTCATCGCAGCAAGTATGCGCATTGTCGGAATTCTGCTTGTTTCAAGCTTAATGACATTACCGGTAGCTGCAGCGATGCGATTGGCTCGCGGCTTTAAAGAAGCGATCATTTTAGCGATTGTATTTGGCGAGCTGGCCGTAGTGATCGGACTCGTTTCTGCCTTTTACCTGAACTTGGCACCGGGTGGAACAATTGTTGTCACATCCATTTTGATTTTGCTGTCAGTAATTTTAATTAAAAAACTTGTATTGAAATTTTCAATTAAAACGGAAGGGGAAGAAGTACTGTGAATGCAGCGCGCGCGTGGGAAATATTAAAGGATAATGGCTATAAAAAGACGGATAAACGAGAGTTGATTTTGGGTATGTTTGCAGCTACAGACAAATATTTGACTGCCCGTGATTTGCTGTCAGTATTGAAAAAAGATTTCCCTGGGATGAGTTTTGATACAATTTACCGTAACTTGGCCACTTTTGTGGAGCTTGATATTTTGGAAGAAACAGAATTAAACGGTGAGCGCAATTTCCGCATGCATTGCGAGTCGGATCACCATCATCATCATTTTATTTGCCGTGATTGCGGAAATGTAAAGGAACTGTCTGTCTGCCCGATGGAAATGCTCGGTGAAAAGCTGCCGGGTTATGCTGTTGAGGCCCATAAATTTGAGATTTACGGGAAATGTCCGGATTGTTTATAGGAAACTGAAAATATTTTATTTGCATAATTTTTTTTATATGCTAAAGTGATTAAGACAAATTGAATAAATTTGCAGGAAAAAGATGCATTATGCATAAATGGGAATTCGGTGCAAATCCGAAGCTATATCCGTAACTGTAAGCGTTGATGAAAATAAGTGTGATACCACTGCTAATATGGCGGGAAGGTACTTATGAGTAAAGTGAAACGCAGAGCCAGGAGACCAATCTTTTTCTTATCGTAACATCCCTCTTCGGAATTAAAGAGAATGTACGGCAGTCACGGATCGAATGAGCATTATTGTGCCCTTTTTTGATTTTTGAAGCCATCCATTTTCTTGGGTGGCTTTTTTTCGTACCCTTGATAATTTCGGTGAGGCACTACTTGAAGTGAGGAGAATTTTTATGAAAAAGGATATTCGTTTTTCCTGCTATCCGTTTATGCGGGAAAAATCAAGCTGTGTCGATTATGAAATCCGTACCGATTCTTTAACAACACGAATTGGTACAGTATTTCCGACATTAGTTGATGATGCATCCGGACATGTCGTTTTGAAGGACTTAAGGATGATTCAACCGTTAGCCTATCATGCGAATGGTTCGGTCCGCGGCAAATTGGCCATTACATCTGAGGATCTGCAATGGCTCAGTGATCGATACGATTATTATGTAGGTGAAGTCAGAGAGTCGATTCAGCAGTTTGTACTGCCACAAGGAATCGAAAGTGCCGCAAGACTGCATATTTGCCGCAGTGAGGCGAAAAAGTCTTACAGGGCATTACATAAAGTGAGCGAAGAACGGGAAGTGGATGAAATTCTGTTTGATTTTCTTGGATTGCTTGCCAATGTATTTTTTGTCATGGCAGTGTATATGAATCAGCAGCATCAGCAAGAGGAAATTCCATTTATCTCAAAATCCTATCCAACGAAAAAGAAAAAAGGAGTTACAACAAATGAAATTTAATAACAAATGGATCGTTGCTTTAGCGGCAACATTATTACTGGCAGCATGTAGTTCAGATGAGGAAAAAACTGATGGCAAAGTGGAAAAAGAAGAGCAGGCTACATCGAAAAATGATGGAGCACCGTATACAGTTGTTGATGATCGCGGAGTTGAAGTTACATTCGATGAAGTACCGGAAACAATTATTTCTCTACAGCCAAGCAATACAGAAATTTTATTTGAACTGGGCGTCGGGGAACAAATTATCGGTGCCACAGAATTTGATACATATCCGGAAGCCGCACAAGAAATTGAACGTGTGTCGACTTCTACTGTCATTAATGCAGAGCGAATTCTGGAATTAAATCCGGACGTTGTTGTTGCTTATACAATCGGAGAGGAAGCTCAAATTGCCCAATTGGAAGATGCGGGTCTTAAAGTGTTTGTAATTGCTTCGGCGGCGACATTTGATGATGTTTATTCGGATATTATCCAGCTGTCTGAAGTAATGGGTGTCGAAGAAAAAGGCGAAGAAGTTGTAGAAGACATTAAGGCGCAAATTGAAACAGTACAGGAAAAAACAGCAACACTTGATACGAAGAAAAAAGCATATTATGAAGTAACACCAGCTCCGAATCTTTGGACTACCGGCAGCAGTACATTCCAGCAGGAAATCATGGACCACGCCAATGTTGAAAATATTTTTGCAGATCAGACGAGCTGGATTAGTGTAACGGAAGAAGATGTTATTACACGTAATCCTGAAATTATTATTACACCAGCAACTTATATGGAAAATGCGGTTGATGAGATTCTAGGTCGTACAGGCTGGAATAAAATACAGGCAGTCACAGATCAGGCTATTTATTTAGTCGATGGGGATATTATGTCCCGTCCTGGACCGCGTATTGGTGAAGCGGTAGAAATTATGGCACAATCAGTATACCCGGAACTGTTTAAATAAGTATAGAATAGAAGGGCATGCCTTAGTTTAGGCATGTCTTTTTACAATGCATAAGGAGGAGGATACCATTGATTTTTATAACCGGTGGTGTGCGCAGCGGTAAAAGTGCTTTTGCAGAGAAGTATGCGAGGGAGTTAGGTGAGGAAAAGATATTCTACTATGTGGCGACAGGTGTATCTTTTGATGATGAAATGAAAAAACGCATTATCCGCCATCAGCAGGACCGTGACAATCAGAATATCAACTGGACTACAGTGGAAATGCAAGTGAAGGTTCCGGAAGCAATTGGGCAACTCTCAAACAATGCAGTAGTATTGTTTGAATGTGTGACAACATGGCTTTCGAATGTACTGTATACATATGAACAAAAAAATGAAAATAGCGAATATATCGATATTTGTATCGAATCGATGCAAAAGCAATT
This genomic window from Solibacillus sp. FSL R5-0449 contains:
- a CDS encoding DUF1450 domain-containing protein, yielding MAFSFFKRNKTAALKNQVEFCMTNLSLGAADVYDVLLERDDIDITESGCTSNCEICECNLFAIVNGELIKAENADKLLQHVEKELEENSVHY
- the vrrA gene encoding VrrA/YqfQ family protein — its product is MKENCNIMSIFRKELIMRPPYYFQPQAMMNQMPVAPRFPMYAPYMMRGPAAGIGPIPGAGPIPGAGQFMNHMPIPPQAPIPGAGAGSVPKLEGFLSGANSLFNNAQKFTPYIQQAAPMFKNLPALWRLYKGFKDTSDPLESSTVSMPQEQERPRERMRERMNPRGNRREQEPVEEKITTKPSLPKIFQPPFE
- a CDS encoding DEAD/DEAH box helicase; the encoded protein is MSKYTDYQFKPFLQDAIAKLGFTEPTPIQKEMIPLVLKGKSAIGQAHTGTGKTHSFLLPIVERIVEEKQEVQAVITSPTRELAQQIFDALNQLVEGTEISTKLFIGGTDKQRTIDRLKTQPQIVVGTPGRIKDLVKENALLVHTAPILVVDEADLAFDMGFIEDIDGFASHMPEKLEMFVFSATIPEKLKPFLKKYMDSPVHIHMNDKRPVAEGIDFVLVPVRSKARNTRLLEVIKGINPFLAVIFCNTRKNAEAVASFLAEQGVRAGQIHGDLSPRDRKKMMKQVRDLEFQYIVATDLAARGIDIQGISHVINYEIPEDLEFFIHRVGRTARAGSKGTAITLYQPEDEDAVVRIEKMGIPFVQKDIKNGEWSDLKDRHQRANRKGERKEDEIDVKAKALVRKPKKVKPGYKRNMKWEMEKVKKRERRIKARRNNR
- a CDS encoding deoxyribonuclease IV codes for the protein MLLGSHVSMSGKKMLLGASEEALSYGANTFMIYTGAPQNTRRKPIEELNIMKGLLHMKENGLSNIVVHAPYIINLGNTTKPETFELGVNFLQEEIKRTAALEATQIVLHPGAHVGAGVDAGIERIVEGLNEVLTQDYPVQIALETMAGKGTEIGRTFEELARIIDGVTNNERLSICMDTCHIHDAGYDVVNDFDGVLNEFDKTIGLDRLKVLHINDSKNVRGAAKDRHENIGFGEIGFEAMHYIVHHPQLMHLPKILETPFVGPDAKNKQAPYLHEIAMLRNSEFQPALIDALRE
- the dacB gene encoding D-alanyl-D-alanine carboxypeptidase/D-alanyl-D-alanine-endopeptidase, which encodes MKKIFQLVILFALFFSLPIQSFASVNSAVTTHLGKSNAAVTIRDAESGKVVYSQNGDKLMRPASNMKLVSGAAALSILGEDYRFKTDLYIDGIIVNDTLNGNVYIKGSGDPTLKKDDFLEFARVLKRNGIRTINGHLIGDDTAFSGSTLPPGVLKSDETYYFGARTSAITMSQNNDFDASTVIITAKPGKVGAKPSYSIEPNLSGMVISNQAKTVSKGSRNTIAIKRAYNTNRIIISGNLPQGSSKKEWVTLQDPSKNTMQAIKQTLQGTGLKFVKSSKVELGKVPKKATLLYTNESRTLAAIFPAFMKLSNNSIADILVKAMGKQQLGEGSTKKGVTLLKKYSASLNIPVNNWHFADGSGLSNSNRVTSNGLSQLLYKVQKEPYFDTFFDSLPIAGNKDRMVGGTLKSRLTSSALKNRIYAKTGYIPNVYTLSGYMKGQSGKQYIFSILLENKSNGTVYIDRTMAALVKNL
- a CDS encoding pyroglutamyl-peptidase I, which encodes MEKLLLTGFEPFLSNPINPTMEVVQALNGKSIGQFEIVGHVLSVDFAKAPEQFMALIEEVKPTIIISLGLAAGITKISPERVALNVKDGEKDNAGNAFEDAPIKEDGDVAYLSTLPIRKIANRLNSAGYPTAISNSAGTYLCNNIMYEGLYYAAKNEAIRAAGFIHIPASFELAIEHGRIPGWSMRDLTAAIELAIEVCVENLEIPGKVL
- a CDS encoding isopropylmalate synthase; translated protein: MLQWFENLKGMNDRQLQDFAKQQGLELSIEEVQKLQKILRHANISWALTGIPKEVLQKIQKLLGDRRYKKLMKLVGL
- a CDS encoding metal ABC transporter ATP-binding protein codes for the protein MKKPLIELKDVSFQYEYTQALKNISLRVNEGDFLALIGQNGSGKSTLLKLILGLLKPMSGEIKLFGEQANHFKHREWIGYVSQKSNAFNSGFPATVEEVVKSGLSQKVGLFKRYPKDADFLVKGALKDVGMEKFLKRNIGQLSGGQQQRVFIARALVSDPKLLILDEPTVGIDRENVQAFYDMLAHLNKHHNMTMILVTHDVDTVSDRVSHVACLNQSIHFHGYKNDFDTISEEQIASWNGHSVRKIH
- a CDS encoding metal ABC transporter permease → MIEAILNYEFLQNAFFSGLVIGIIAPLLGVFIVVRRLSLIADALSHVTLAGIAGSLYLSQSFAALALLNPIYLGIIASVSGSILIERLRRLYKHYEELAIPIIMSGGIGVSAILISLASGFNTDLMSYLFGSVSAVSRQDLYVVLAIAVVVVLFLVLFFKELFVLSFDEEYAKASGLPAKWIHLLFMIVVALVIAASMRIVGILLVSSLMTLPVAAAMRLARGFKEAIILAIVFGELAVVIGLVSAFYLNLAPGGTIVVTSILILLSVILIKKLVLKFSIKTEGEEVL
- a CDS encoding Fur family transcriptional regulator, coding for MNAARAWEILKDNGYKKTDKRELILGMFAATDKYLTARDLLSVLKKDFPGMSFDTIYRNLATFVELDILEETELNGERNFRMHCESDHHHHHFICRDCGNVKELSVCPMEMLGEKLPGYAVEAHKFEIYGKCPDCL
- a CDS encoding helical backbone metal receptor, which translates into the protein MKFNNKWIVALAATLLLAACSSDEEKTDGKVEKEEQATSKNDGAPYTVVDDRGVEVTFDEVPETIISLQPSNTEILFELGVGEQIIGATEFDTYPEAAQEIERVSTSTVINAERILELNPDVVVAYTIGEEAQIAQLEDAGLKVFVIASAATFDDVYSDIIQLSEVMGVEEKGEEVVEDIKAQIETVQEKTATLDTKKKAYYEVTPAPNLWTTGSSTFQQEIMDHANVENIFADQTSWISVTEEDVITRNPEIIITPATYMENAVDEILGRTGWNKIQAVTDQAIYLVDGDIMSRPGPRIGEAVEIMAQSVYPELFK
- a CDS encoding bifunctional adenosylcobinamide kinase/adenosylcobinamide-phosphate guanylyltransferase translates to MIFITGGVRSGKSAFAEKYARELGEEKIFYYVATGVSFDDEMKKRIIRHQQDRDNQNINWTTVEMQVKVPEAIGQLSNNAVVLFECVTTWLSNVLYTYEQKNENSEYIDICIESMQKQLLTWRKQGATIIVVSNEVLDELPSQYEEVNLYRKLLGEFHQWIVQNSDEAYEVQFQLVQRWK